One region of Trichosurus vulpecula isolate mTriVul1 chromosome 1, mTriVul1.pri, whole genome shotgun sequence genomic DNA includes:
- the LOC118856172 gene encoding zinc finger protein 48-like → MAPAPESCRAPMEELGFTPGDPALSVGSLGGTWAERPLSPDPEAGSSLRSPALDEGDLIGLPGLASLSWDGHCPQPQLQPQPETGVTSPSLQPQLLLLPPTAQPPHQFKERLFPCGVCGKSFRRSSTLSTHLLIHSGTRPHPCPFCAKRFHQKSDMKKHTFTHTGEKPHHCGVCGKSFSQSSNLLTHRRQHGRACWSFGWDGTRAPQWKVSTSTTVQSPCGEATSSGEKLVTDVMLARDSSRGDSSSAQRPSSASLRAGRPLPGPCLAPPGPSAASSSVRLSNCCTTLACNAPSCSSPTRDGLGPRGAGGIFSTV, encoded by the exons ATGGCCCCAGCCCCAGAATCCTGCAGGGCTCCCATGGAAGAGCTGG GCTTTACTCCAGGGGATCCAGCCCTGTCTGTGGGGAGCCTTGGAGGTACATGGGCTGAGAGGCCCCTATCCCCAGACCCTGAAGCCGGCTCCTCCCTGAGGTCCCCTGCTCTAGACGAGGGTGACCTCATTG GGCTCCCGGGTCTGGCCAGCCTCTCCTGGGATGGTCActgcccccagccccagctccagcCTCAGCCTGAGACAGGAGTCACTTCCCCAAGTCTGCAGCCACAGCTACTGCTGCTACCACCCACAGCACAGCCCCCTCACCAATTCAAG GAGAGACTGTTCCCCTGCGGCGTGTGCGGGAAGAGTTTCCGGCGCTCCTCCACTCTGTCCACACACCTGCTCATCCATTCGGGCACGCGGCCCCATCCCTGCCCCTTCTGCGCCAAGCGCTTCCACCAGAAATCCGACATGAAGAAGCACACGTTCACCCACACCG GAGAGAAGCCCCATCACTGCGGAGTGTGTGGAAAATCCTTCAGCCAGAGCTCCAACCTGCTCACTCACCGTCGGCAGCATGGG AGGGCATGCTGGTCCTTTGGATGGGACGGGACAAGGGCACCTCAGTGGAAGGTCTCCACCTCCACTACAGTCCAGTCTCCCTGTGGTGAGGCAACATCATCTGGGGAGAAGCTAGTGACAGATGTGATGCTAGCCCGGGACTCATCCAGAGGGGACAGCAGTTCTGCCCAGCGGCCCAGCTCAGCATCACTCAGAGCTGGGCGGCCACTCCCAGGTCCCTGCCTGGCTCCCCCTGGTCCCTCTGCAGCCAGCAGCAGCGTCCGGCTCAGCAACTGCTGTACTACACTGGCCTGCAACGCTCCCAGCTGCAGCTCACCCACTCGAGATGGCTTGGGACCACGTGGGGCTGGAGGCATCTTCTCCACTGTCtga